The genomic interval TACCACGCCTGCAGATATCGGTGGCTTAATCACCGACCCGATTCCCAATAGCATCCCTGTCAATATCAGCAAGAACAACACATCAGCCAATATTACGGTGCTATGGTCTGCTTATAACGGACACAAAACCGAAGCAGTGACCAGTTTGCTCAATGGTATGACCGATGAAAGCCGTGCCGATGCTGACTTGTCACTGGATGAACAATACACCACGCTTACCAAACGCTATTTTCAAACCCAGCTTGCCATCATGGCAGCTTATCTACGCGCCGATGCACTCAATGCGATTCGTGCCACCGACCATGCCGCACAGCGCGCACTCGATGTGGGGCTGATTTCAAAAGTCGAGCGTTTGGAAGCCAAAAAAGCCTTAGCCGATGCCGAATACGAAAATAGCAAAGCGCTGAACGATGCTGAGCTTGCCATGACCGCGCTACAGCGATTACTGCGGACGCCGTATTTTATCAAACCAACATCGCCTTTATTTGTATCCACCAAACCGTTGCCGCCACTGAGTTATTTTCAGCAGCAGGCTAAAATGCATCACCCAGGTTTCGATAAGGTCGCCGCCAAATACAACCAAGCCAAAGCGCTACATGAATTTAGTGAATCCGCCTACAAACCCAATGTCACCGTCTTTGGTCGCTCGGAAATCGACGCTGACCCAAATTGGATTGCCGGGGTGTCTGCCAACTGGAAATTGTGGGGTGGGGTAGATCGGCGTACCAGTACCCAATCTAGCCTTGCCAAGCTGCACCAAGCCGAATTTAGCCAAGTCGATGTCAATGATAATATTATGTTATTGGTAGAAAAAAATTGGCAAACAGTCAACAATGCACGCGATAATTTTATTGCCTTAAATACCAATATTGAACTCGCCAGTGAGATGCTACGCTTTCGTCAGCTCGGTTTTAAAGAAGGCGTCAACACGGCCGTAGAAGTGATGCAAGCCGAAGCCAATTTGGAAAAAGCCAAAACTGAGCAGGCCAAAGCGGCAAATGATTATGTGCAGGCAATGGCAGACTTGATGCAAAGCTGCGGTACGCCGCTAGAGTTTAACCGTTATATGCAGGCAGCGGACGTCAAGCTACCCGCGATTTATTTTGAACATCGTAAAAACTAATCAATTATTTTAACCCGTGTCTTTATTTCACCAGTAGGCTTACCGTATGGCTGATCCACAAAACCCAACACCAGACAATGCGATGGACAACGCTAAAGACAACGCTAAAGACAACACTTTGGACAGCGCTGCGGATAATGCGAATGCAGCGATGAACGCTCAAGCTGCCCAAGCTGCTGATGAGCCGCACGCAGAGGACAGCCTGGCAGCCGCTACGACGGATAGCCGTTACATGCCGCCTACCAAAAAACCCAGTAAAATCCGCACCATCATTATAGCTTTGATTATCCTTGGGCTGATTGGACTGGTCGCGTGGGGACTAATCAAAGACAAGCGCGAAACGCGCAGCGCGCCTGTGACCATCCAAGGGCATATGGAAGTAGAGCAAACGCCTGTCGCTGCCAAAGTTGCCGGTCGTATTGCCAATATTTATGTCAAAGAAGGCGATGAAATTAGCGTCGGCACACGCCTGATTGATATGGATAGCCCGGAAATCAATGCCAAGGTCGAACAAGCACAAGCAGGCAAAGAGTTAGCCCAAAGTCAACTGGACAAAGCCAACAATGGCGCAAGACCGCAAGAGATTGAAATGGCAAAATACCAGTACGATGCTGCCCAATCCGCGGCTGACCTTGCCAAAGTCACCTATGAGCGTATCAACCGACTCGCAGCAGAAGGCTTGATGTCACGGCAAAAACGTGATGAAGCCTATACCAACTATGTCGCCAATGTCAATAAAGCCAAAATTGCCAAAGCCCAATATGAGTTAGCCAAAACGGGCGCGCGCAGTGAAGATAAAACCGCCGCCCAAGCGCAAGTCAGCCAAGTAGAAGGCAAGCTTAAGGAAGCGATGGTGGCCAAAGAAGAAGCCAATCTTAAAAGCCCGATTGCGGGTATCGTGGACAACGTGATTGTCAAACCAGGTCAAGTGGTTGGGCAGGGCGTACCACTGATGACCATTGTTGACCCCAAAGACCAATGGGTCGTGCTTAACGTTACCGAAAACAATCTAAACCATTTTGCAGTCGGTAGTGAATTTAGCGGTACTGTTCCTGCGTTATCGGTCAACAATCAGCCTTACCGCCAAGTGTTTAAAGTGTACGCAAGCTCAGTGCTATCAGATTTTGCCACGTGGCGCCCCACCAACAGCAAAGACGGCTTTGATATGCGCACCTTTGAGATTCGTGCGCGCCCGAGCCAGTCAGATACACGCCTAAGACAGGGCATGACCGTATTGGTTGATATACCGGCAAGCCAGCAGCCAACCCAAACACAATGAAGTCAACTATGGCATCAAAATCGACATCAAAACTGACATCAAACAAGCGCTCTAAAGCGTCACCGACATCGTCCGCTGTGCCAAATGCCAGTGACAGTGACAGTGTTAGGGCTAGTGCCAGTGCCAGTATTGGTGCTAGTGACCATGAGCGTCATGCGTATGCACAGTTTGATAACCGCTCAGGCTTTGTGCAATTCTTTGCGGCATTTTGGCACAGTGCGCGCCGTGAATGGGATTTTTTGGTGCAAAATCGCTGGGATTTTTCCTTGATGTTTTGGATGCCCATCGTATTGATATTTTTGGTTTGGTGGATTTTTAGCAAAGGCATGGCAGTCGGGATTCCGATTGCAGTCATAGACAATGACCACTCCGCGCAATCTGCGACGATTATCCGTTATATTGATGCGACGCCTGAAGTTGCGGTGGTCAAAAGTCTTCATAGTGCCGCTGCCGCTCAGCAAGCCATCGAGACTACCGATGTCATGGCGGTGGTTGAAATCCCAGAGAATTTTTCAACCAATCTACTGGCGGGCAAAACCTCGCGCTTGCTACTCAATGTCAATGCCCAGTATGGCACGCATTCAGGCATGATACAAAAAGCGGTACAGACAGCAGTCACTACCTTTTCGGCAGGGGCAGAGATGCAGCGGCGAGTTGCCATTGGCGAAGATGTCACCCTGACCAAAACCAGTTATGCACCGATACAATCGCAAAGTGTGGCACTGTTTAATACTGCCAATAATTATCAGCAATTTTTGGCAGTCACTGTGGTACCAGCCTTGCTACATATTTTGTCAATGGTGATTGGGGCTTCAACTGTCGGGCGAGAGCTGGTCGACAAGACGTTAGGTGAATGGTATCAGTCGCTAACACCCCCCAAATTTGCCAGTAACCGCCTCTCTAACCCCAGCAATCCTGTCACACTGGGGCACGAAAAACCTAAGCTATCGCTGATTATCGCAGGGCTCAATGGCAAATTAATTTGGGCGATGTTTGCCTATACGCTTTGGGCAGCGGTGGCATTGACCTTGGTGATGCAAATCTTCCCCATTCGTTTGGCATCCGTAGCGATTACTTATCTGATATTTTTAATGTTTATGATGGTGTCGTTCTGGCTTGGGGTGATTGTCACGGTAGGTACGTTTTCGTATCGTCAAGGCTTGTCATTTACCGGATTTATCTCCGCGCCGTCATTTGCTTTTTCAGGGGTGACATTTCCATTTTTGGCGATGAGTCCTGCCGCGCAGCGTTGGGCAAATGCCCTGCCATTAACCCATTATCTCAACTTGCAAACCACCCAATTACAAATGGGCGCACCGCCATCGTTTGCCTATAGCAGCTTTATCGGATTTTTTATTGCCGTCATGATTACCTTGTTGTTAGCCGCGTTGTTGACCAAAAAGGCCTTGTTGAAGCCTGAAAAATGGGGGCAACGCTAATGCCCACCCAGACAACGCCCAGCAAAGTCGACGTAAGCAACTCTGGCAACTCTGCCAACATTTGGGAGCGCGGTTTTTTGCTGCAAGTTTTGCATGTATGGCGCAGCGTGTTTCAAGACAAAGGGGTGCTCAGTATGCTACTGATAGCCCCGATTATTTATGGCTTTTTTTACCCGTGGCCGTATTCAAAAGAAGTGGTGCGTCATGTTCCTGTGGCAGTGGTGGATTATGACCATTCAAGTTTATCGCAGACCATTATCAGCTACGCCCAAGCCAATCCGCGCATCCAAAGCACCATTGTAAACGATGAAAACAGTGCCAAGCAGCTGATGTGGCAAGGCAAGATTGCAGGCTACATGGTGATACCCTCAGGGCTGTATCAAAAAGTGACCACAGGACAACCTGCCAAGGTGAGTATCCTTGCCAACGGTAACTATTTTTTGCTGAATAAACAAGTACAAACGGGGTTTTTAGAAGTCATCGGCACCGTGTCCGCAGGGGCGAAAGTACAAAAAAATGTTGCCATCGGGCAAGACATCACGGTTGCCAAAAACAATATTTCCCCTGTGGCGCTGACGATTAATCCGTTATACAACCGTACCGAAGGCTATGGCAGCTACATTGTCCCTGCGGTTGCGATATTGATTCTGCAGCAGATGTTTTTGATGGGCACGGCAATGCTAGTGGGTACTTGGGCAGAGCAAGACATGCACCGCGCTTCGATGAAAACATGGCTTGCGCGAATATTGGGGTTAGCGTGTTTTGGTTTTGTGCTTGGCTGTTTTTATTATGGCTGGGTGTTTTCGAGCAATGACTATATCCGTAACCAAAATCTGACGGGCTCACTGGTATTGCTTGCGCTGTTTTTCCCTGCGGTAACGGCACTGGGCTGTCTACTTGGGGTGTGGTTTGGGGCGCGAGAACGGGCGATGCAAATTTTGGTCGCAAGTTCAATGCCGATGCTGTTTGTCTCAGGGATTTCATGGCCGTATCAAATGCTGCCTGAGCCCCTGCAGTATTTGCGCTGGGTGTTGCCTAGCACCTCTGGGATGAATGCATCTGTGATGCTGAACCAAATGGGCGTGCCACTGGCGTATGTCAACGTGTATCTCATGGCACTCATGATGATTTTCTTGGTTTGTTTATTGCTGCTACTTTTATTAGCCAGTAAAGAAAGTGAATCGTTAGCAGATTAATGCTTGCCAACGGTTATTTTCTTCCTTATGCGGTTACTTGCCCAAGTTACGATGCGTTTAGCAAGTATCCATTATCCATCATTTGATAAACTTTTCGATAGCACATTGACACAGATGGGCAATACGTGGTTATCTAGCACAATGGATACAACATAATTGAATTTTTCAACTGATTGGCATATAGGATTTATCAGTGATCAGTATTTTTGATTTATTTAAAATTGGGATTGGACCTTCAAGTTCGCATACCGTCGGACCGATGAAAGCGGCGAATCTGTTCGTTAGCGCATTATCACAGCAGCAGCTACTGACGCAGGTGGATGGGGTGCAAGTCGAGCTGTTTGGTTCCCTCGGTGCGACGGGTAAAGGGCACGGTAGTGATATAGCGGTGATGCTAGGTTTGATGGGAGAGCAACCACAGACGACGGATGTCACCGCTATTTCACAAAAAATTGCTGATATCCAAGCGCAAAACACGCTGTATCTAAATCAGCAGCATAAGATTAACTTTGTTGCTGACAAGGATTTAATCCTAAATGGTAGGGTATCGCTGCCCCATCATCCCAATGCCCTGACTATCACTGCTTTTACAGGCAATGACATTGTTTACCAAAATACGTATTATTCAATCGGCGGCGGGTTCGTGCAGACTGAGCAAGAAGCCCAAGCAAAAGAACCGGTGATTGAAAGCGTCAAAAAACCGGTACCTTATCCCTTTAACAACGCCAAAGAATTATTACAAATTTGCCAACACACTCAGCTGTCAATCGCCCAGGTGGTTCGAGCCAATGAACTGGCTAACTTGGGTGAAGATGAGCTGCTGGGTGGACTTAACGACATTTGGCAAGTTATGCAATACTGTGTCAATGATGGTTGCCGCCACGATGGTATTTTACCAGGGGGGTTACAAGTACAGCGCCGCGCCAAGGCGATTTATCAGCAGTTATCCGCTGCCGATAGCCGAAAAGCGTTTAATGACGCGCTTGCCGTGATGGATTGGGTGAATCTGTATGCCTTGGCAGTTAATGAAGAAAACGCCAGTGGCGGACGTGTAGTGACTGCACCCACCAATGGTGCGGCAGGCGTGATACCTGCGGTCATGCATTATTACCGAGATTTTTGTCCAAGTTATACGCTGCAAGGTTTGCATGATTTTCTGCTAACCGCTGCGGCGATTGGCATCATTATCAAAGAAAACGCCAGTATCTCAGGCGCAGAAGTGGGCTGTCAAGGGGAGGTCGGCTCGGCGTGTGCAATGGCGGCGGCAGGGTTAACCTATGTGCTTGGTGGTAGTCCTGCGCAATGTGCCAACGCTGCCGAAATTGGCATCGAGCATCACCTTGGTATGACGTGTGACCCGATTGCGGGGTTGGTGCAAGTGCCTTGTATCGAACGCAATGCCATGGCGGCAGTAAAAGCGATTAATGCCTCAAGGCTTGCGCTTAAAGGCAATGGGCAGCATGTGGTATCGCTTGATAAAGCCATCAAAACCATGAAAGAGACAGGCAGAGATATGATGTCAAAATATAAAGAGACCGCAATGGGCGGGCTTGCTATCAATGTCCTAGATGAGGATTTTGCCGCCCGGTCAAATCTGATTCCGACGCTGGATGTGACGGTCAATTACAGTCAGTGTTAGTGCTACAGTAAAAAAAACCGATTCGCCAACGAATCGGTTTTTTTGTGCTTATCAATCAATGGCAGGTTGATAATCCCCTGTGATAATACGGTCTTTGATGTCATCAGCTTGTGCCAATACTTGCGCCAGTAAGGCTTTGACATTGTCAAGCGTGGCGATGGGGCTTAACGTGGTCATTTTTAGCGATTGCACATCTTGGTGAGCATCCCCTTGCTTTTGGTAACTGACGCGCGTCACGCCGATATTGGCTTCACCTTTGGCAAATAGCTCATCGGCGACATTTTGGTTTAAGCTATCAAGCAACTCAGCTGGGTAGTCTTTGGGTACCACGCGAAATAGCACGGAGGCAAACTGTGGCTCTACCAACAATTCAAGTCCATCAGTGGCTTTGATGTAATCAGCGACTTCGCGGGTCAAATCAACGCCATGGTCAATCATCGAGCCGTATAATTCTTCGCCCAAGGCTTCCACCGTGAGCCATAATTTTAGCGCATCAAAACGGCGTGTGGTTTGCAGCGACTTAGAAACTAGGTTGGGTACGCCATGTTCTTCGTCATACGCAGAGTTCAAATACTCAGCTTCATAATGCATGAAGCGATAGTTGGCTTCATCTTTGAGCAAAAATGCCCCGCAAGAGATGCTTTGGAAGTAATGTTTATGGAAGTCGAGGGTGATAGAGTCGGCTTGCTCAATGCCTGCAAGTTTATCGCGGTAGTTATTCGATAAAATCAGCGCACCGCCCCAAGCGGCATCAATATGAAGCCATGCACCGTACTCATGAGTAAGCTTACGAATCGCAGGGATTGGGTCAATCGCGCCCGCGTCGGTGGTGCCTGCGGTAGCGACCACACAGGCGATGATTTTGCCTTCGGCCTTCAGTTGCGCCATGGTGTGTTCAAGTGCGGCAACATCCATCTGCGCTTGGTCATTGACTGGCACAGTGACCACCGATTGAAAACCCATGCCCATCATTGCCATGTTTTTTTGCACGCTAAAATGCGCGTTTTCTGAGCAGATAACTTTCACTTTTTGCATGGCATCGGCTGGGATACCGTCACGCTGTACTGACCATTCTGACCCATCGTCATTTTTATAGTTTTTGGCGATACACCAATCACGGGCGAGTAACACGCCCATCAAGTTGGATTGGGTACCACCTGAGGTAAATACGCCTGCTTGTCCGCTACCAAAACCGACTTTTTGACGTAGCCAATCAATCAGTTGCACTTCCATCAGTGACCCTGCTGGGCTTTGATCCCAAGAGTCCATCGATTGGTTGGTGGCATTAATCAGCACTTCGGCGATTTGACTGGTCACCATCGTTGGGCAATGCAAGTGAGCGAGCGAATGTGGGTGATGCACCTTTAGGCTTTTATTAAGGAATAATTCGACTGAACGTTTTAATGCGTCTTCTAGGCCAAGTCCTTCTTTTGATGGCTGAAAAGCAATCTCAGCGCGCAGCTGCTTGATACTACCGCCGGTGTACATTTTGTCGTTTTTGAGCCAATCGGTGACGGCTTGCACGGCAGTGTTCATGTTTTTTTGGTAATCGGCAATGGATTGGCTGTCATTACAAAATAATGCTTGGCGGTGCTGTGATAAGTTTGACATGATAAGTCCTTGCATTCTTTAAGATAGAGTTAACTATAAATTGTCATTAAACAGAGTGATACGAGCAAATGGTTAATTTATTTTACAAAATTACGTTTATACAGTTGATGATTTACAATATTGGCTTTGGCATCGTTTTTATCCCAAATTTGCAGTTCCCACGGATAATGAAAATCGCTCGCATTTTTAAAATACACATGCACACCGATATACCCGTCGATATCACGTAAATACCAATTTTTTAGACTGTAATCTGTTTTCCAATCATCCAATTTTTTCATGATGTCTGTCACATCGGCCGATGGCAAAATTACCCGAGCACCAAAAATATCATTTAAAATATTATTGACTGGGTACTGGTTTTGTCGTGCCAAATAGCGATTGACTTTGTCATGGATACTTTCAGCCGTTTTAACACGGTAAAAAAAATCGATATTTTGGATATCGGCAAATGCCAAATAATCATTAATCGCTTCATGCAAATTAAGCCGATATGACAAGATAGGCTGAATAGGGACGGTTTTGAGCGTATGTGATAGATTGATTTTTTGTACCTTGCCTGTTTCGAAATAATCTTGCGAATACTCACCATGAATCCGATTGATTTCTCGAATCAGGCGTTCGGTCTTGGCGATATTGGTTTCCATATTTTACTCAAAATAAAATAAACAGATAATAAAAACGGCAAAGCCACGTCAGTAACTTTACCGTCTTGATAGGCAATAATCAATTACCCACGTACTTTTTGCACGGCTTCTTTGACTGACTTTTTAAAGCGTTCAAGCACCGCATCACATTCTTCTTGAGTGATGTTAATCGGGCAAAGCAAGCGAATCACTGTACCGCCACGACCGCCTTTTTCCAGCAGTAACTTGTTGTCAAAACACGCTCTTTGAATCGCATTCGCCATCTCAATATCGGCAGGATATGAGCCGATACGGTCAGCAGGTTTACGCTCATCGACAATCTCAATACCGGTCATCAAGCCGCGACCGCGCACGTTACCGATACAAGGAAATTCTTGGGCAATTTTTTTGAGTTCATCGCGCAAGAATTCACCACGGATACGCGCATTTTCCGCCAAGTTTTTGCTGCGGATTTCATCCAATACTTGAATCGATGCTGCCATCGCTAGCTGATTGCCACGGAAAGTACCGGTGTGACCGGCTGGCGCCCATGCGTCGAATTTTTTGTTGATAGCAAGTACGCATAGGGGCAAGCCACCCCCGACCGCTTTACTCATCACCACCACGTCAGGCACGATGTCGGCATGTTCGAAGGCAAACATTTTGCCTGAGCGCGCAAACCCAGCTTGCACTTCATCCAAAATCAATACGATATCATGCTTAGCGGTCACTTCACGGATTTTTTGTAGCCATTTTTTGGGCGCAGGCACGACACCACCTTCCCCTTGAATCGCTTCTAGGATGACCGCTGCAGGTTTGACCACGCCGCTTTCAACATCTTCAATAAAGTTTTCAAAATAGTAAGTCAGCGCATCAACACCCGCTTCACCCCCTAGACCAAGTGGGCAGCGGTATTCATGCGGATAGGGCATAAACTGTACCCCTGGCATCAAATTGCCAACTTTCTCTTTGGCAGACAAATTGCCGGTCATGGCAAGCGCGCCATGGGTCATACCGTGATAACCCCCGCTAAATGCGATAACGTTGTCACGCCCTGTATAAGTTTTTGCTAATTTGATTGCCGCTTCTGTACCGTCAGCACCGGTCGGACCGCAAAATTGCAATACAAAATCTTTTGGAAAAAAAGACAGCAAGGATTCGGTAAATGCATCTTTGACAGGTGTGGTGATATCTAGGGTGTGCAGTGGCAGGCCACTTTCTAACACATCGTATAAGGCTTGTTTGACGGCTGGGTGATTGTGACCCAAGGCTAATGTACCAGCACCGGCTAGGCAATCAAGGTAATCATTGCCTTCAACATCGGTGACCCAAATACCTTGGGCTTTAGCTATAGCTAGCGGTAGTTTGCGGGGATAACTACGAACATTAGACTCCATCGTGCTTTGACGAGTTAAGTAATATTCGTTAGTGGCATGAGAAATAGGGTGTACAGGGGTTGCTACGTGTAAATGCGTTTGGCTCATATCGGATTACCATCTCAGATAACGGGCGAAAAGGTTAGTTTTTTGGCTATCTTTCTCGTATTTGTGAATAACATATCAGTCAGGATGACTGACACCAAAACAAAAACGTTATACCGCAAAACCCCAAAATGCCATAACACTGCACCTAAGACCTAACAATATAACGTTCAAAATTTATGGGGGCATAATACGCTTTTTTTGTGAAAAATACAGTCTTTTTTGCAAAAAATCGGATCAATCTTTCAAATTGATAACAATGATGAGTTTTCGGACACGTTAGGCGGGCTTGATGAATGGTAATATTATAACTGAAGTTACGCACCGCTAATAGCCTTAAGCTGGGCAAAAGCCGACTGATTAGCAGAAATTAGTAACTTCGTACGCAAAGCGAAATGATTCAACTTGGTTTTGATTTTCAAACACTCAAGCTTAAACACCGCATACGTGGCTAAAAACATATGATTAAACCGAGCCCTTTGGCTATGAGCAGGCGACTTACCCAAATTGGCATTTTGCTTTAACGACTTATGATACACTTCAACCTGCCATCGTTTTTGATAGCCGTTGATAAATTTATCCTTGTCGCATTGCAAATCTGAGCATACCAGATATAACACCCCTGTAGAATCGTCCTTGTTTGTAAAGACTCGGCGTAATAACAAGACTTCATCATGATAGTCATTTAAAAAGCCGCGAACAGGGGTATTATCGGGTAGATTAGATTCATCAATACGTACAAAGTTACCTTTTTCTCTATCATCAGGGGTTAAAGCCACCAAGCGATTTGACTTTAACGCAAAGATGAAATGCTTGTTAGCTTTACGAATATGTTTGAATGTCGCTTTGGCTGAAAACCAAGAATCGGCTAATACATAGTCGAATTTGACTTGGTTTTTGATTGCCCTATCAAACATATCAAGCAGTCGCTGATTTTTGGTTTTATCGAGATTGCAAATTTTTTTGTGTAAACCTATCAAGGTAGCCTAAAATAGCAGCGTACTAAATAACAAACAAATATTCTATATTAATACCCCTCCACCCGATGACCGTATAACATCACAAACTGTCTCATTGCAGGTTTCCAATCTTTAATCGGCATCGTCCATTTCTGCATCGTATTGATAAGCGCCATATAAATCGCCTTAAATACCGCATCATCATTTGGGAAAGTCTTTTTGGTACTCGTCACCTTTCTTAAGCTAGCATTCAATGATTCAATGGTATTGGTGGTATAAATCACCCGTCTGATGTCTTTGGGATAATCAAAGAACGTGGTTAATCGCCCCCAGTTTTCTTGCCAGGACTTGGATATCTGTGGATGTTCGCCGTCCCATTTCTCCGCAAAGGCTAGTAAGTTGTCTTCTGCCTCAGCCAAGGTATCCGCCCCGTAAATGGTTTTTAAATCAGTCGCTATTTCTTTTCTTTGTTTATAGCTGACATACTTCAATGAGTTTCTAACTTGGTGGACAATACACAGTTGAACCTTGGTTTTAGGAAATACCGTTTCAATTGCTTCAGGAAAGCCTTTTAGTCCATCACAGCAGGCAATAAAGATATCATTAACCCCACGGTTTTTAAGCTCGTTCATTACTGAAACCCAGAACTTGGCCCCTGAACGAGGAAATAGCGAAGCATCGCTTCGCCCGAGTGCAAGGCGAGAGCTGTGCTCGAGTGATTCTTGGCAATCCAAAGACCCAGCAATTCTTTTCGACCTTCGGTGTTGATGCCTAAAGCCAGATAAACACATTTATTATGAGCAATGCCTTCTTCTCGGTTTTTGACCACCAACCCGTCAAGATAGACGACAGGGTAAATTGGTTCAAGTGGGCGCTGTTGCCATTGTTTGATTTCATCCATTACGCTGTCAGTGACTGTGGAGATAAAAGTGGAGGAAACGTCAACGCCATAGATTTCTTTTAAGTGCGCTTGTATATCACGGGTGCTCATGCCTCGGGAATATAGGGAGATGACCTTATCATCAAAGCCGTTTAGGGTCCGTTCATGTTTTTTAACAAATTGTGGCTCGAAGCTGCCTGCTCGATCCCTTGGTACGTCAAGTTCTATTTTGCCAAAGTCAGTACGGACGGTTTTTTTAGTGGTGCCGTTACGGGCATTGCTTTTTTTACGAGCGGGTTTGCCTGCAAGTGATACGGTTTCTTCGCTTATGGTACTAGGCTGGATAGTTTCTTCTTTGGCTGATGGCTGTTCGTCCTCAAGCCAATCATTTTTAGGTTCATGATTGATGAAGTCATCAAGCGTTTCTTTATCAGCTTTGCTTTGGTAGTCGTGTTTGGCGTAGCCAAGATGATGGGTCATTTCGGCTTGTAAGGCTCGTTCGGCAAGTCGTTTAGTGAGTTGTTTTAAGATACCGTTTTCACCCAAGATTTGTTCGGGTGTTTGGTAATCTTTAAGTAATTCGTCAAGCAAAACTTCTGTTGATTCTTTCATGTAAATATTCCTGTGTAAGTCCTGGTGTTAAAATTGGGTTTACACAAAATATTTTACAGTCTCGCAACAGACAAAACCGCATTACATAGGGCATTGGTGAGAACTGAACAGCGAACCGAACAGCAAAGCCGAACAACAGGCAGGCATGATTGATTTTATAGATTGTCATTGCTGGACAGGTTTACACTATAACCCCCATTGGGGAATGTTCATATGAACATACTTAAAACGCAACACCCAGCCAAAGATAAAGCCAGTCATATCAAGCCATGAGCATAGAGCGCAACACTAAACGCAACAGCTAAAAGGACTTTTTAGGCACGTTAGGCGGGCAAGATTTTTCGGAAGTCAAAAGCAGGTGAAAACGCTTGTAAAATAGCCATGCAAGCATAAGACATCACCACAAGCGATTATAGAACCAAGCCCGCCTATATTGAGATGATAACGGCTAGATTACGGCAAGTTTTTCTTGGAATCAGTAACGGTAAGATTACGGTAAGGAATTGGACAAGGATAGCTATAGCAATACCATGATTTAACTTTACTTAGCTTTACTGAATACAAAATCTAAAAATGCGCCTAACCCTTGCCAGTCATTCAATAAGACCATTTTTGCATTGGTAGGTTGTAAAGAAAAAGAAGTTTTCGGACAACTTAGAAAGTAGTTTTTGAGCACGTTAGAAAATGACTTTTGCGATAAGCGAACCCTACTTTTTACACACGTTAGGCGGACATTTAATCCAGTAAGCAAAATTATTGACCACATAAGACAAATTAAAAAAGTCAAAACCCATTAAAGCCACACAGGGCAAGGCATAAGGCTAGTTTTGCATTATGGCTTGTCTATATTTTTTCATTGGTAAAGTTAAAGGGAGGTATGAACCATTTAGTAAAATTTGAGTTTTGCGGACTGCTATAAAAAGATTGTACCAGTAGGAAAAACTTAGTTTTTTGACATTATAAAAAAGAGTTTTCCGCCCAGTACGAGTAGGAATTTTTGCCTACGTTAGGCGAGGGAGGATAAAAGCATATTGGCAATGGTTTAACGAG from Moraxella osloensis carries:
- a CDS encoding ABC transporter permease, translated to MPTQTTPSKVDVSNSGNSANIWERGFLLQVLHVWRSVFQDKGVLSMLLIAPIIYGFFYPWPYSKEVVRHVPVAVVDYDHSSLSQTIISYAQANPRIQSTIVNDENSAKQLMWQGKIAGYMVIPSGLYQKVTTGQPAKVSILANGNYFLLNKQVQTGFLEVIGTVSAGAKVQKNVAIGQDITVAKNNISPVALTINPLYNRTEGYGSYIVPAVAILILQQMFLMGTAMLVGTWAEQDMHRASMKTWLARILGLACFGFVLGCFYYGWVFSSNDYIRNQNLTGSLVLLALFFPAVTALGCLLGVWFGARERAMQILVASSMPMLFVSGISWPYQMLPEPLQYLRWVLPSTSGMNASVMLNQMGVPLAYVNVYLMALMMIFLVCLLLLLLLASKESESLAD
- a CDS encoding ABC transporter permease; translation: MASKSTSKLTSNKRSKASPTSSAVPNASDSDSVRASASASIGASDHERHAYAQFDNRSGFVQFFAAFWHSARREWDFLVQNRWDFSLMFWMPIVLIFLVWWIFSKGMAVGIPIAVIDNDHSAQSATIIRYIDATPEVAVVKSLHSAAAAQQAIETTDVMAVVEIPENFSTNLLAGKTSRLLLNVNAQYGTHSGMIQKAVQTAVTTFSAGAEMQRRVAIGEDVTLTKTSYAPIQSQSVALFNTANNYQQFLAVTVVPALLHILSMVIGASTVGRELVDKTLGEWYQSLTPPKFASNRLSNPSNPVTLGHEKPKLSLIIAGLNGKLIWAMFAYTLWAAVALTLVMQIFPIRLASVAITYLIFLMFMMVSFWLGVIVTVGTFSYRQGLSFTGFISAPSFAFSGVTFPFLAMSPAAQRWANALPLTHYLNLQTTQLQMGAPPSFAYSSFIGFFIAVMITLLLAALLTKKALLKPEKWGQR
- a CDS encoding TolC family protein encodes the protein MKLHQSIKPSTYPVSHHLQPLSRVLTLSAFTMAMVSLNLSLSLAATAATTVTKPSTTKTTPTKTTTKTTTTTTTKTTKTTSSPTKNANKPPVKTSAKTSAKTSVKTSVKTTPTAPTTKPTSRLQPSTSGDTAEFTPIINTPPNPEPVLNTSPVMDAPSADTPSKKTATRANEVKGGKAAGLSYDPTINNGVPYPPSYGLDVPSNLTLAQAQQYLVKVSPKVAADNAAIVSNELRAESTKGLNKPIVYLGASATHVHVDNNIDTTGIKNNLANAIDNAVNNNIGSLPITLPLPTTPADIGGLITDPIPNSIPVNISKNNTSANITVLWSAYNGHKTEAVTSLLNGMTDESRADADLSLDEQYTTLTKRYFQTQLAIMAAYLRADALNAIRATDHAAQRALDVGLISKVERLEAKKALADAEYENSKALNDAELAMTALQRLLRTPYFIKPTSPLFVSTKPLPPLSYFQQQAKMHHPGFDKVAAKYNQAKALHEFSESAYKPNVTVFGRSEIDADPNWIAGVSANWKLWGGVDRRTSTQSSLAKLHQAEFSQVDVNDNIMLLVEKNWQTVNNARDNFIALNTNIELASEMLRFRQLGFKEGVNTAVEVMQAEANLEKAKTEQAKAANDYVQAMADLMQSCGTPLEFNRYMQAADVKLPAIYFEHRKN
- a CDS encoding HlyD family secretion protein; the encoded protein is MADPQNPTPDNAMDNAKDNAKDNTLDSAADNANAAMNAQAAQAADEPHAEDSLAAATTDSRYMPPTKKPSKIRTIIIALIILGLIGLVAWGLIKDKRETRSAPVTIQGHMEVEQTPVAAKVAGRIANIYVKEGDEISVGTRLIDMDSPEINAKVEQAQAGKELAQSQLDKANNGARPQEIEMAKYQYDAAQSAADLAKVTYERINRLAAEGLMSRQKRDEAYTNYVANVNKAKIAKAQYELAKTGARSEDKTAAQAQVSQVEGKLKEAMVAKEEANLKSPIAGIVDNVIVKPGQVVGQGVPLMTIVDPKDQWVVLNVTENNLNHFAVGSEFSGTVPALSVNNQPYRQVFKVYASSVLSDFATWRPTNSKDGFDMRTFEIRARPSQSDTRLRQGMTVLVDIPASQQPTQTQ